One window of the Zea mays cultivar B73 chromosome 3, Zm-B73-REFERENCE-NAM-5.0, whole genome shotgun sequence genome contains the following:
- the LOC100278893 gene encoding uncharacterized protein LOC100278893 (The RefSeq protein has 2 substitutions compared to this genomic sequence), which translates to MAEMEPSIGNHMAEDQPTPAASTAEEAAMDADTSGERRSAAALVGLLRGFLAVQQRRAEAYSTLRRGFSEYMAYGGELAYQQLCGNITAEFNDCSKQVLEIISLLSMPEFSRSDLADLLKGVQAHEKEKLHLTAKIQVLKKAGRPSERLVNHADCRSRSMAQHVCVHVKEITEAAGTEDAEADAEYDAALKEAIHGVQVAVSSINEHMEEVRYEIDGLEAETIGSKWSEVEEAFPGTLSIK; encoded by the exons ATGGCGGAGATGGAGCCGAGCATCGGGAACCATATGGCCGAAGACCAACCGACTCCGGCCGCCTCCACTGTCGAGGAGGCCGCTATGGATGCAGATACCAGCGGCGAGCGGCGTAGCGCTGCCGCGTTGGTGGGCCTGCTCCGCGGGTTCCTCGCCGTGCAACAGCGCCGGGCCGAGGCCTACTCCACGCTACGAAG GGGTTTTTCTGAGTATATGGCTTATGGAGGTGAATTGGCCTATCAACAACTGTGTGGCAATATTACAGCGGAGTTCAATGATTGCTCAAAACAA GTCCTTGAAATAATTTCCCTGCTCTCAATGCCAGAATTTAGTCGCAGCGATCTTGCCGATTTACTGAAGGGTGTTCAAGCACATGAGAAAGAGAAGTTGCATTTG ACAGCTAAGATTCAGGTGCTGAAGAAAGCCGGCAGGCCTTCAGAGCGCCTGGTGAACCACGCAGACTGCAGGTCGCGCAGCATGGCCCAGCACGTGTGCGTGCACGTCAAGGAGATCACGGAGGCCGCCGGCACCGAGGACGCCGAGGCGGATGCGGAGTATGACGCGGCCCTCAAGGAGGCCATACAGGGCGTGCAGGTTGCCGTGAGCAGCATAAACGAACACATGGAGGAGGTGCGCTACGAGATTGACGGACTCGAGGCAGAGACGATCGGTAGCAAGTGGAGCGAAGTCGAGGAAGCGTTCCCTGGTACCCTGTCTATAAAATAG